The Solea senegalensis isolate Sse05_10M linkage group LG12, IFAPA_SoseM_1, whole genome shotgun sequence DNA segment AGgagacattttgagaaaaagatGTCACAAACAATGTTACAGCTCTGATAAGAAAATAGTTTCTTGTCCAGGACATTCGGTGCAGGATACAATATGTATAAGTGTTAAATCACCAGATGAATACCAGCTGGTGATGCAGTAATTaacatgtgaaaatgtcatgGAGTGTAAATATAGAGAGCTGCTTTATCTGATCTGTTTAAAATCAGTTATTGATATATCACATGTTTTCCTAATATTGTGCAGCCCTGACATGATGTAAGTacatgatgtaaaaacacactcCCACCTCATCATTTAGATCTGCCTGATCTGCCTGATGCATTTACTTGCAGTAAGATAATAGAATATTTGTTATACAATATTTCAGCATTTCGGTTCCTCTACTTCATTTATTCTGCCACTGATATTACAATATTTTCACGACAGATcacagccaaaaaaaagaaaaagtgaaaatgcATTATATCTCTTTAATattcatttactgtaaatataaaatgctGAAGGGATCCTTTGAAACTTTTCAAATGTGCTGCACTGAATTGACACATGTATACAGCATGAATGATTCTGTAGGTGACTGAGGCCTATActtgttgctatggttacagGTGAGCCAATAAAGCAGACACATCTCCAGTATTTATTTTTGGCCTACAGTGCAGTCTGTCACAGTTTCAAGCGAGTAACCCGGATTGATCTTTTTTGTCTATGCAAACTCTCGTTATAAGTTATGATTCTATAAACTGAACAGTCCAGTTGTTCTTGTCAGGAGGATTTATCAGTATAGATGTGGATGTAAATGCATGACAATAGCAATTTGAGATAAGAAAAATGAcggtgggttttctctgggttctccggattcctcccacatgtccaaacacatgcagaggttaatggAACAataaattgattgattgatttctaGAGTGGATAGTTGTTGTCTATATATGTCCCTGGGATGGACTGGTGAATTGCCCAGGGTGTACtgccgcctttcgccctatgtcagctgggattcatgtggatgataaagtggctgacgatgaatgaatgaatgaataaggaCAGTGATTTTAGGTCCTAGTTACTCGGAATCTGTCATTAGATTTGACAATCAGGGTTAGTACACAGATAAAAACCACCATATgtttttcatattattattatttgtgatcATTCTGAACTAAGTAACACTGTCCGTATTCATTGTTATTGTCCTTGAGActggttgttgtttgtgtcttcaACTGCAGTTATATGACTTCTCATTTTTGACCTGATCACTTTTCAAAATGCTGTCACTTAGTTCAGCTCATTTATGTCCAAAGTCATCACTGGCCATAGAAACATAAAAAGAGCATGGACTCAGATTACACCAGCACAGAGTTGGTCTCCGCCCTGTCATTCATactcagacttttttttttttttgaaacatgtCAGATCAGAGACAGGCCTGTGTGAGAACCAAGCCCCTCCATCCCACTGTATGCACTCTGCCTGCATCTACACAAGCTGCTCTCTTTTCCTCCAGCGattaatctaaataaatccttGCAAATCCCTTTCTCCCCACCCTCCTTTTCGTTGTCTCTGCGCGCATGTCCTTCAAAATCACAACATGAGGGGGAAAATGGCCTCGTCAACATGTCTTTTTGTcaaatctccctctctctgtgtctctgtgtctctctgtctctgcacatcAAAGCTCATTTCTAACCTCACATGACACCCTGATTCCACCCCCCGGTTCCCCCTTGTACGGTTAACACCCCACATTGTTACGGCCTCAGTGAAACAATGGAGGtgggacagagggaggaaggatGTGGCTGAATGCCTCAGCATAAACCCATGGAAAAAAGGCTGCAGTCACACTTTCCGCCAATGTTCTTTGAAAAGAAACAAGTGCATCCAGGAGTCAGTCATGCAACAACTACTCTACACAttcatatgtacatatgtatatatatatatatatatatatatatatacacacattcatatatatatgtatgtatatatatatgagaggTGGGGGCAACATCTGGTTATCTCTGACactgagtatgtgtgtgtgactgtggtgtGAATAGAAAATCTCAGAGGAAGTGGCTTCATTCAGGCTTCTTATTGATTTCTTGAGAAAACCGTTTATATCCGTTTAGATTTTTTGcgttttgatttgtgtttttaatacaaaTAGGGGCGCACAGTGTTCCTCATCCTCACATCGTAATGTTTTCACAAGCCGATCGATTCTTCGCTGTCCGTTACTGCCGTTGTGGAAGAGCCACTGGAAACCTCAGAGTAAAAACCACAAATATTATGATTACTATCTAAATGACGCGTCAATTCCCAGTCAGCACGAAGACTGCAGCTTCCggcaaagtcaaaataaaaccaaccaTTGTTGAGGAACGTAACCGTATCACAGCCAAAAACTATAAAAGTCAATCAGggaattgttttaaatgtttaaatgttttaaatgtgcaactACAGATTTGATTAATTCGTCTGTTTTGGTTGGAAATTTGGTCTAATATGGAacttgattttaattttaattaatttcaatCCATTTGAGTGGTACACTGgaaaacatatataatatattcatttatttatattaatatatattaattataaattAAGTCAACGTGCTACAAGGTTTGACTGCATGAAATAGGTCTTTAAACATGGCTGTTTTGTAGTATGTATTTAAGTATTGAATGTGTATATCTAATTTATTtcgttttaaaatatttaattttagaGTTTAATGGTGATGTGttgttgtatgtgtatgttaTCTATTTAAATTAATAGCTAAAACAATGTATAAATCTATTCTATACTTAAATATATGGTATATCTTACAATTCCTTCCTAATTCTCTTATTCTAAGTCCTTACTAATCCTCCTTTGTATAGCTGTGGTGTGTGAtatgttatattttaatcatatttgtacattttgaatgtatgtatgtatgtatatattctcAATAACCGCCAACAGGtcggtgcttttattttgaagggagCAGGTGTCTGTTCCCGGCACTTGTGCTAGCTTGACACGCAGCTGCTGTTGCTCCGCGGTGGCACAGCCATGAAAGTGGTGGAGGCGGACATTGTTGTGGCAACAGGATGAGCAGTGGTGGTGTCCCTGCCGCGAGGAATGGCGAGATAGGGATAGGGCTGtgctttatttctgtttgttgaGAAGAAATCTTTTggaacaacaataacaacagaaacacagtcgacggcagcagcggcagcaacaGCGGCGGCACCGTGCGGACTCCCTCTGCTTCTGCAGCCACCGGGGGAAGTGAGTTCATTGAGCCGAGGCGAGCGCAGCGCAGCCTGATGAGATGCAAGCCACGTAAATATCGCAACATCTGCAGCAGCGGGTCGTGCGGCTCCGAGGCTGCGGGATCAAACCTCCGTGGATGAGCCGTtagaaaaaggggggaaaaacaccCTGATTTTTGTCTTCAAAACACAACGAGAGGGGGTGAAAGTAGGCTTTTCCTGCAGGCCTTTCAGGAGAACACAGCCTGCTGTGGAGAGGATGACAGATTGACATTAATGAGGGTTTGCGGTGCCGTTTCATACACGACCTCATTAGAGCTTTTTCCACACAGAACAGACTCAAGGTTCGGCGTTAACACCGGGCGACTGGAGGGAAAACCATCCAGACACAGAAATCACATGTTTCTGCCTGGATTTGGCCTCTTGTCCTGGAATAATGGTGCAGCCTTCATGACATCAGCCCAAcaagatgaggatgaggatgtggTGTTGAAGACTGGGGTATAGAGCCGTCTCATCGAACCGAATCTCAGGGTACCATCATCAAAGTGTGCAGTTTTATAAGAAGACAATGGGCAGCGAGGGTGAGGTAATAAACAGAGAGCTGTCGAAGATGTCTGACGAAGACCTGCTGTCGTGCTCCAAAGAGGAGCTGGTGAGTCGGCTGCGTAAAGAGGAGTCCGAGAAAATCTCAGCCCTCATCCAGAGAGGACGCCTGATCAAGGAGgtaaacaaacagctgcagggacaccTCCTGGAGATCAGGGAGCTGAAAGTCATCAACCAGCGCCTCCAGGAGGAGAACACGGAGCTGCGGGACCTGTGCTGCTTCCTGGACGACGACCGGCTCAAAGTGAAGAAGCTGGCCCGGGAGTGGCAGCTGTTCGGGCATCACGCCGCCAAAGTGATGCGGGAGGACCTTGGCGGATATTTGAAAAAGCTCGCAGACCTGGAGCGCATGCAGGACGGCCTGGTGAAGGAGAACCTGGACCTGAAGGAGCTGTGTCTGGTCCTGGAGGAGGAGTGTGTCAGCAGGAGTGACTCCAGCCCCGGCGGCTCCACCGAGCTCAACCTGCCCTGCATGGTAGCCCGGGACCTGGGGGACGGCAGCTCGAGCACAGGCAGCGTGGGAAGTCCGGACCAGCTCCACCTGGTGTGCTCACCTGATGACTGACGACGGTGAAAGAAGAATGACTCACTAACTGATGCTTTGTCAGACAGTCTATATACACAACAgtctgcagcaaaaaaaaaagagcccacAACATTATAGGGCCTGAATactgcacagatgtgtgtgtcacCACTTTTGACTTGACAAAGGTTCTTCACTATGGACGTTTTTAGGACATTTAATAGGTGTTTTTTCCAGATGAtaatgtattttacagtgtttttctaagGACTTGACATGTTTTGGGGAAATCCTTTTTCAGTTGTCTgttgttgaaaagaaaaaaaaatgggaccAGAAAAGTGGGTCACATAAATTTATCTCATGCACTGGACTAGCCTACACTGGTAGAAGCCTTTTTTCTATTGCACTGGACAGCGTTATCATGgatctttaaatctttaaaagaTTCATTTCCAATCCAGTTTTGAGCCATATTTAGTCCACTGAACTCCAATAGCACTGACATAGGCCTACAGTTGAGTTGTGATAAAAaggttaaaggaaaaaaaatgaaactattTGATAATTGCTTTTGCTATTGATGCCcaataatgtgtaatattttaTGCACTCTCTTCCTCAGGGCAGGAGTGGAGTGCCATATGTGCATGATGACTGTCACATTTGTACAGGCCTGTGAATCAGACTTGAGTTGAAGTCCCTTCAGGTTTACTGCAGGTGGCGCTGCTGTGCATAATGTAACCTGTGCTCCATGAGCCAGCGTgctttttaaaggtccagtgtgtatcaTTTAGGGTGGGGTTTGTTTTCAGGTAGAAAttgtacggaagagtattagggccacatgtaaaaaaattgaaagaaagaaaatatttaaaaga contains these protein-coding regions:
- the ccdc85b gene encoding coiled-coil domain-containing protein 85B, which gives rise to MGSEGEVINRELSKMSDEDLLSCSKEELVSRLRKEESEKISALIQRGRLIKEVNKQLQGHLLEIRELKVINQRLQEENTELRDLCCFLDDDRLKVKKLAREWQLFGHHAAKVMREDLGGYLKKLADLERMQDGLVKENLDLKELCLVLEEECVSRSDSSPGGSTELNLPCMVARDLGDGSSSTGSVGSPDQLHLVCSPDD